From Pseudomonas sp. G.S.17, the proteins below share one genomic window:
- the pnp gene encoding polyribonucleotide nucleotidyltransferase → MNPVIKTFQFGQSTVTLETGRIARQASGAVLVTVDDDVSVLVTVVGAKTADPSKGFFPLSVHYQEKTYAAGKIPGGFFKREGRPSEKETLTSRLIDRPIRPLFPEGFMNEVQVVCTVLSTSKKTDPDVAAMIGTSAALAISGIPFDGPIGAARVAFHESTGYLLNPTYEQLKASSLDMVVAGTSEAVLMVESEAKELTEDQMLGAVLFAHDEFQVVINAVKELAAEAAKPTWDWQPKPEATALLAAIRSEFGEAISQAYTITIKHERYARLGELKDQIVAKLSGEEGQPTSSEVKAAFGEIEYRTVRENIVNGKPRIDGRDTRTVRPLNIEVGVLPKTHGSALFTRGETQALVVATLGTARDAQLLDTLEGEKKDPFMLHYNFPPFSVGECGRMGGAGRREIGHGRLARRSVQAMLPAADVFPYTIRVVSEITESNGSSSMASVCGASLALMDAGVPMKAPVAGIAMGLVKEGEKFAILTDILGDEDHLGDMDFKVAGTAKGVTALQMDIKIKGITEEIMEIALGQALEARLNILGQMNQIIGQSRTELSENAPTMIAMKIDTDKIRDVIGKGGATIRAICEETKASIDIEDDGSIKIFGETKEAAEAARQRVLGITAEAEIGKIYVGKVERIVDFGAFVNILPGKDGLVHISMLSDARVEKVTDVLQEGQEVEVLVLDVDNRGRIKLSIKDVAAAKASGV, encoded by the coding sequence GTGAACCCGGTAATCAAGACATTTCAATTCGGTCAATCGACCGTAACCCTCGAGACAGGCCGTATCGCCCGTCAAGCTTCCGGCGCAGTATTGGTCACCGTTGACGACGACGTCAGCGTATTAGTGACTGTGGTCGGCGCCAAGACAGCTGACCCAAGCAAAGGCTTCTTCCCACTTTCCGTGCACTATCAGGAAAAAACCTACGCTGCCGGCAAGATCCCTGGCGGTTTCTTCAAGCGTGAAGGCCGTCCTTCCGAGAAAGAAACCCTCACTTCGCGTTTGATCGACCGTCCGATCCGCCCGTTGTTTCCAGAAGGCTTCATGAACGAAGTGCAGGTTGTCTGCACCGTTCTGTCCACCAGCAAAAAGACTGATCCAGACGTCGCTGCCATGATCGGCACCTCGGCGGCACTGGCTATTTCCGGTATCCCGTTCGACGGCCCTATCGGCGCCGCCCGCGTTGCTTTCCACGAAAGCACTGGCTACCTGCTGAACCCGACTTACGAGCAACTCAAGGCTTCGAGCCTGGACATGGTCGTTGCCGGTACTTCCGAAGCCGTGCTGATGGTTGAATCCGAAGCCAAAGAGCTGACCGAAGACCAGATGCTGGGCGCCGTACTGTTTGCTCACGACGAGTTCCAGGTTGTGATCAACGCCGTCAAGGAGCTCGCCGCTGAAGCCGCCAAGCCGACTTGGGACTGGCAGCCAAAGCCTGAAGCCACCGCTCTGCTGGCCGCTATCCGTAGCGAATTTGGCGAAGCGATTTCCCAGGCTTACACCATCACCATCAAGCACGAGCGTTATGCCCGTCTCGGTGAACTGAAAGACCAGATCGTTGCCAAGCTGTCCGGCGAAGAAGGCCAGCCGACTTCCAGCGAAGTCAAAGCTGCTTTCGGCGAAATCGAATACCGCACCGTGCGCGAGAACATCGTCAACGGCAAGCCGCGTATCGACGGTCGCGACACCCGCACCGTACGTCCGTTGAACATCGAAGTTGGCGTTCTGCCCAAGACCCACGGTTCGGCCTTGTTCACCCGTGGCGAAACCCAGGCTCTGGTTGTTGCAACACTGGGTACTGCCCGTGATGCACAGCTGCTCGATACCCTGGAAGGCGAGAAAAAAGACCCGTTCATGCTGCACTACAACTTCCCTCCGTTCTCGGTGGGCGAGTGTGGTCGCATGGGCGGCGCGGGTCGTCGTGAAATCGGTCACGGCCGTCTGGCTCGTCGTTCGGTTCAGGCGATGCTGCCTGCTGCCGATGTGTTCCCGTACACCATTCGTGTTGTATCGGAAATCACCGAGTCCAACGGTTCCAGCTCCATGGCTTCGGTCTGCGGTGCTTCCCTGGCACTGATGGACGCTGGTGTGCCGATGAAGGCGCCAGTTGCCGGTATCGCCATGGGTCTGGTCAAAGAAGGCGAGAAATTCGCCATCCTGACCGACATCCTGGGTGACGAAGATCACCTGGGCGACATGGACTTCAAGGTAGCCGGTACCGCCAAAGGTGTTACCGCGCTGCAGATGGACATCAAGATCAAAGGCATCACCGAAGAAATCATGGAAATCGCTCTGGGCCAAGCCCTGGAAGCGCGCCTGAATATCCTCGGTCAGATGAACCAGATCATTGGTCAGTCGCGTACCGAGCTGTCGGAAAATGCTCCGACCATGATCGCGATGAAAATCGACACCGACAAAATCCGTGACGTTATCGGTAAAGGTGGCGCGACCATCCGTGCGATCTGTGAAGAGACCAAGGCTTCGATCGATATCGAAGACGACGGCTCGATCAAGATCTTCGGCGAAACCAAGGAAGCCGCTGAGGCAGCACGTCAGCGCGTTCTGGGTATCACCGCAGAAGCGGAAATCGGCAAGATCTACGTCGGCAAGGTTGAGCGCATCGTCGACTTCGGTGCATTCGTCAACATCCTGCCTGGCAAAGACGGCCTGGTGCACATCTCCATGCTGAGCGACGCTCGCGTAGAGAAAGTGACCGACGTGTTGCAGGAAGGTCAGGAAGTCGAAGTACTGGTACTGGACGTGGACAACCGCGGCCGTATCAAGCTGTCGATCAAGGACGTTGCAGCAGCAAAGGCATCGGGCGTCTGA
- the rpsO gene encoding 30S ribosomal protein S15 yields MALSVEEKAQIVTDYQQAVGDTGSPEVQVALLTANINKLQGHFKANGKDHHSRRGLIRMVNQRRKLLDYLKGKDVSRYSALIGRLGLRR; encoded by the coding sequence ATGGCACTCAGCGTTGAAGAAAAAGCTCAGATCGTAACCGACTACCAGCAAGCTGTTGGTGATACTGGTTCGCCAGAAGTGCAAGTTGCACTGCTGACCGCCAACATCAACAAACTGCAAGGCCACTTCAAGGCCAACGGTAAGGACCACCACTCGCGTCGTGGTCTGATCCGTATGGTAAACCAGCGTCGCAAGCTGCTGGATTACCTGAAAGGTAAGGACGTTAGCCGTTACAGCGCCCTGATCGGTCGTCTGGGTCTGCGTCGCTAA